Proteins co-encoded in one Pseudarthrobacter chlorophenolicus A6 genomic window:
- a CDS encoding ExeM/NucH family extracellular endonuclease: MHQTPWKLALGTALSAGLIAAPLTALPAAADSTAAEVSASAGTSPVVINEAYLSGGSSGAAYKNKFVELYNTSDAPVSLDGWSVQYRAAGGTGAPSGVSALSGSIAAKGYYLVQGGSNGANGADLPKPDLVAGGLNPSGTAGTIVLAKQPSAVVLPTGSTVETAGVADLLGYGTSNTFETQAAAAPAGNADVKSLNRTGGADSNNNAADFSLSASITPTASGGTAPNPDPTPTPDPVAKTIAEIQGTGTASPLTGTTVTTKGKVTAAFPTGGLNGYYLQTPGTGGDLTATNHAASDGIFVYSPATVGSVKAGDYVQVTGTVAEYYGMTQVNVTAAAGLTQLTEAAPEVKPTIFTLPATEAFRESLEGMLLAPQGPLTVTDNYSLNQYGEIGLAGGTTPLVQPTAVAPYGSAEYNAAVADNASRGIKLDDGASTNFLKDAATKAEVLPYLTTTDPVRVGSPATFTTNVVLGYANESWKLQPLTHLTDANKATVQPASFGATRTEAPAPVGGNVKIASFNVLNYFPTTGDTLTGCTYYGDRAGNPITVRGGCDARGAANAENFQRQQDKIVAAITKTGADVVTLMEIENSAQFGKNRDDALAKLVEALNIPTPGIWDYVRSPANAPPLADEDMIRTAFIYKKAVAEPVGESIIHNDTTAFASARKPLAQVFKPVGGGAGTEFIAIANHFKSKGSAATPDDTDKGQGNSNLARTAQAKSLLDFATSLQQSKGTDKVFLIGDFNSYGKEDPINVLTAAGYVNQDDKAKNADGSAKHSYLFGGLVGSLDHILASPAANGVVTGADIWNINSVESVALEYSRYNNNVTNYYAPDQFRASDHDPVVVGLDLKSAPSSVDLNFLGINDFHGRIDANTVQFAGTIEKLRAAAAPGATAFLSAGDNIGASLFASAVAKDQPTIDVLNALELKASAVGNHEFDGGWADLRDRVIAGGSNAKFPYLGANVYRKGTTEPVLPEYTVLDMNGIKVAVIGTVTQEVPSLVTPAGIADLEFGDPVEAINRAAAKIKAGNLADVIIVENHDGAGSGVVEGSTLEQEVAAGGPFAKLVTETTADVDAIFTGHTHKEYAWDAPVPGVQGKTRPIVQTGNYGENVGQIQLTLDTATKEVTGYKAGNVKRTTDAAADLIAAYPRVAAVDSIVQKALAAAAEVGNQPVGSVTKDITTAFSTDATGTAKRDDRGSESTLGNLVADSLLDSLKPAELGGAEIGVVNPGGLRNELYYAPDGTITYAEANAVLPFVNNLWTTSLTGAQFKTLLEQQWQTNADGTVPSRTYLQLGLSKNVNYTYDAARTAGDRITSIRVNGEVLDPAKSYRVGTFSFLATGGDNFRDFTQGANTRDSGLVDRDAWIGYLQKSSPVAPDFARRSVAVVNTTAAEVKPGEPVNLAVSKLDLTSLGSPVNTALAGVFTDSAGKATQVGTVPVSAGSATVSFAVPAGAAAGTATLVLTAAESGTKVTVAVQVAATTPLPPACTAPTKPAKWYDVLGWIRYGIAWLQYQQCLRG; this comes from the coding sequence ATGCATCAAACACCTTGGAAATTAGCGCTGGGCACAGCGTTGTCGGCGGGGCTCATCGCAGCCCCGTTGACGGCCCTGCCTGCGGCAGCGGACAGCACGGCCGCGGAGGTCTCAGCCTCTGCAGGCACATCGCCCGTTGTCATCAACGAGGCCTACCTGAGCGGCGGAAGCAGCGGCGCCGCCTATAAGAACAAGTTTGTGGAGCTCTACAACACCTCGGACGCCCCGGTGTCACTGGACGGCTGGTCCGTCCAGTACCGCGCAGCCGGCGGGACGGGTGCGCCTTCCGGAGTGTCGGCACTGTCCGGTTCCATTGCGGCCAAGGGATATTACCTGGTCCAAGGCGGGAGCAACGGCGCTAACGGCGCGGACCTCCCCAAGCCAGACCTCGTAGCCGGCGGCCTGAACCCGAGCGGCACCGCGGGGACCATCGTGCTCGCCAAGCAGCCCTCCGCCGTCGTGCTTCCCACCGGTTCCACGGTAGAAACCGCCGGCGTTGCGGACCTCCTCGGGTACGGAACGTCGAACACCTTTGAAACCCAGGCCGCTGCGGCCCCGGCAGGCAACGCGGACGTCAAGAGCCTGAACCGGACCGGCGGCGCGGACAGCAACAACAACGCCGCCGATTTCAGCCTCAGCGCATCCATCACGCCGACAGCCTCCGGCGGGACCGCGCCCAACCCTGATCCGACGCCCACCCCTGATCCTGTGGCCAAGACCATCGCCGAGATCCAGGGGACCGGCACCGCCAGTCCCCTGACCGGTACCACCGTGACCACCAAGGGCAAGGTCACCGCTGCGTTTCCCACCGGCGGCCTGAACGGCTACTACCTCCAGACTCCCGGCACGGGCGGCGACCTGACGGCCACGAACCACGCGGCTTCGGACGGCATCTTCGTCTACTCCCCCGCCACGGTTGGCTCGGTCAAGGCCGGCGACTATGTCCAGGTGACAGGTACCGTGGCCGAGTACTACGGTATGACGCAGGTCAACGTCACCGCGGCAGCCGGGCTCACGCAGCTCACTGAGGCGGCGCCCGAGGTGAAGCCCACCATCTTCACCCTGCCCGCCACAGAGGCGTTCCGCGAGTCGCTGGAAGGAATGCTCCTGGCACCCCAGGGACCCCTGACGGTAACGGACAACTACAGCCTGAACCAGTACGGCGAGATCGGACTGGCCGGCGGCACCACTCCGCTGGTGCAGCCCACCGCCGTCGCCCCGTACGGCTCGGCGGAGTACAACGCCGCCGTTGCTGACAACGCGTCCCGCGGCATCAAGCTCGACGACGGCGCCAGCACCAACTTCCTCAAGGACGCCGCCACCAAGGCCGAGGTGCTGCCCTACCTCACCACCACGGACCCGGTCCGCGTCGGCTCTCCCGCGACCTTCACCACCAACGTGGTGCTGGGCTACGCCAACGAGTCCTGGAAGCTGCAGCCGCTGACCCACCTCACCGATGCCAACAAGGCAACGGTCCAGCCGGCCAGCTTCGGCGCCACCCGCACCGAAGCCCCCGCACCGGTGGGCGGCAACGTCAAGATCGCCTCGTTCAACGTGCTAAACTACTTCCCCACCACCGGGGACACCCTCACCGGCTGCACCTATTACGGGGACCGTGCCGGCAACCCCATCACCGTCCGCGGCGGCTGTGACGCCCGCGGAGCGGCCAACGCCGAGAACTTCCAGCGGCAGCAGGACAAGATCGTCGCCGCCATCACCAAGACCGGCGCCGACGTGGTCACGCTGATGGAGATTGAAAACTCCGCGCAGTTCGGCAAGAACCGGGATGACGCCCTCGCCAAGCTCGTCGAAGCACTGAACATCCCCACCCCAGGCATCTGGGACTATGTCCGCTCACCGGCCAACGCACCCCCGCTGGCCGATGAGGACATGATCCGCACCGCCTTCATCTACAAAAAAGCCGTTGCAGAACCCGTGGGTGAATCCATCATCCACAACGACACCACCGCTTTTGCCAGCGCCCGCAAGCCGCTGGCCCAGGTGTTCAAGCCCGTGGGCGGCGGCGCAGGCACCGAATTCATCGCCATCGCCAACCACTTCAAGTCCAAGGGCTCCGCCGCAACGCCGGACGACACGGACAAGGGCCAGGGCAACTCCAACCTCGCCCGCACCGCCCAGGCCAAGTCCCTGCTGGACTTCGCCACCTCGCTGCAGCAGTCGAAGGGCACCGACAAGGTCTTCCTGATCGGTGACTTCAACTCCTACGGCAAGGAAGACCCCATCAACGTCCTGACGGCCGCCGGCTACGTCAACCAGGACGATAAGGCAAAGAACGCCGACGGTTCCGCCAAGCACTCGTACCTTTTCGGCGGCCTGGTGGGGTCCCTGGACCATATCCTGGCCTCCCCTGCAGCCAACGGCGTGGTGACCGGCGCGGACATCTGGAACATCAACTCCGTTGAATCCGTGGCCCTGGAATACAGCCGCTACAACAACAACGTCACCAACTACTACGCACCGGACCAGTTCCGCGCCAGCGACCACGACCCCGTGGTGGTGGGCCTGGACCTGAAGTCCGCACCCTCCAGCGTTGACCTGAACTTCCTGGGCATCAACGATTTCCACGGCCGGATCGACGCCAACACCGTCCAGTTCGCCGGAACCATCGAGAAGCTGCGGGCGGCTGCCGCCCCCGGAGCAACAGCATTCCTCTCCGCCGGCGACAACATCGGCGCGTCCCTGTTTGCCTCCGCCGTGGCCAAGGACCAGCCCACCATCGATGTGCTGAACGCCCTTGAGCTCAAGGCCTCGGCAGTTGGCAACCACGAGTTCGACGGCGGCTGGGCAGACCTGCGCGACCGCGTCATTGCGGGCGGCAGCAACGCCAAGTTCCCGTACCTGGGTGCCAACGTGTACCGGAAGGGCACCACGGAACCGGTCCTGCCGGAGTACACGGTGCTGGACATGAACGGCATCAAGGTGGCCGTCATCGGCACCGTCACCCAGGAAGTCCCCTCCCTGGTGACTCCGGCCGGCATCGCCGACCTCGAGTTCGGCGACCCGGTGGAGGCCATCAACCGGGCCGCAGCGAAGATCAAGGCAGGCAACCTCGCCGACGTCATCATCGTGGAAAACCACGACGGCGCCGGGTCCGGTGTGGTGGAAGGCTCCACGCTGGAGCAGGAAGTGGCAGCTGGCGGCCCGTTCGCGAAGCTGGTCACCGAAACCACCGCAGACGTGGATGCCATCTTCACCGGCCACACGCACAAGGAATATGCCTGGGACGCCCCCGTCCCCGGTGTGCAGGGCAAGACCCGGCCCATCGTGCAGACCGGCAACTACGGCGAGAACGTGGGCCAGATCCAGCTGACCTTGGATACCGCCACCAAGGAAGTCACCGGTTACAAGGCCGGCAACGTCAAGCGGACCACTGATGCGGCCGCGGACCTGATCGCGGCCTACCCGCGGGTGGCCGCTGTGGATTCCATCGTGCAGAAGGCCCTGGCTGCCGCAGCCGAGGTAGGCAACCAGCCTGTCGGCTCGGTCACCAAGGACATCACCACCGCTTTCAGCACCGACGCCACAGGAACCGCAAAGCGCGATGACCGCGGCAGCGAGTCAACCCTGGGCAACCTGGTGGCCGACTCACTGCTCGATTCGCTCAAGCCGGCCGAACTGGGCGGGGCGGAGATCGGCGTCGTGAACCCCGGCGGCCTCCGCAACGAGCTGTACTACGCTCCGGACGGGACCATCACCTATGCCGAAGCGAACGCCGTTCTGCCGTTCGTCAACAACCTCTGGACCACCTCCCTGACCGGAGCGCAGTTCAAGACCCTGCTGGAGCAGCAGTGGCAGACCAACGCCGACGGCACGGTCCCCAGCCGCACGTACCTGCAGCTTGGCCTGTCCAAGAACGTGAACTACACCTACGACGCCGCACGCACCGCCGGGGACAGGATTACGTCAATCCGGGTCAACGGTGAGGTGCTGGATCCTGCCAAGTCCTACAGGGTGGGCACGTTCAGCTTCCTGGCAACCGGCGGTGACAACTTCCGGGACTTCACCCAGGGAGCCAATACGCGCGATTCCGGGCTCGTGGACCGGGATGCGTGGATCGGCTACCTGCAGAAGAGCAGCCCGGTGGCCCCGGACTTTGCCCGCCGTTCAGTGGCCGTGGTGAACACCACTGCCGCGGAGGTAAAGCCCGGCGAACCGGTCAACCTGGCGGTCTCCAAGCTGGACCTGACCTCGCTGGGCAGCCCGGTGAACACCGCGCTCGCCGGCGTTTTCACCGATTCAGCCGGCAAGGCCACCCAGGTGGGAACCGTGCCCGTATCGGCTGGGTCCGCCACCGTCAGCTTCGCCGTTCCGGCAGGAGCAGCCGCCGGTACGGCAACGCTGGTGCTCACCGCTGCGGAGTCCGGCACGAAGGTGACCGTCGCGGTACAGGTGGCAGCCACCACGCCGCTGCCGCCTGCGTGCACGGCACCCACCAAGCCGGCCAAGTGGTACGACGTCCTGGGCTGGATCCGCTACGGCATCGCCTGGCTCCAGTACCAGCAGTGCCTGCGCGGCTGA
- a CDS encoding PadR family transcriptional regulator, with product MSIRHSLLALLQDQPRYGYQLRVEFETRTGATWPLNIGQVYTTLDRLERDGLVAREGDDGGGHVVYSITAEGAAEVQGWFAAPVERNNPPRNELAIKLALAVTLPGVDVQAIIQAQRVASIRALQDYTKARRDTAANQRTADTAWLLVLDSLIFQTEAEVRWLDLCEARMVQQAQSAGQSAARKTSNGVTEDAAPLNADNRR from the coding sequence ATGTCCATACGCCACAGCCTCCTCGCCCTGCTGCAGGACCAGCCGCGCTACGGCTACCAGCTGCGGGTCGAGTTCGAAACCCGCACGGGAGCCACCTGGCCCCTGAACATCGGACAGGTCTACACCACCCTGGACCGGCTGGAGCGCGATGGCCTGGTGGCCAGGGAAGGCGACGACGGCGGCGGCCACGTGGTCTACAGCATCACCGCCGAGGGTGCCGCGGAAGTGCAGGGCTGGTTCGCCGCCCCCGTGGAGCGGAACAACCCGCCCAGGAATGAACTCGCCATCAAGCTGGCGCTCGCCGTCACCCTTCCCGGCGTGGATGTCCAGGCCATCATCCAGGCCCAGCGGGTGGCATCCATCCGGGCACTGCAGGACTACACCAAGGCCCGCCGCGACACCGCCGCCAACCAGCGCACCGCGGACACCGCCTGGCTGCTGGTGCTCGATTCCCTCATCTTCCAGACCGAGGCCGAGGTCCGCTGGCTGGATCTCTGCGAAGCCAGGATGGTCCAGCAGGCACAATCGGCCGGCCAAAGTGCCGCGCGCAAAACGTCCAACGGGGTCACGGAAGACGCCGCCCCGCTCAACGCGGACAACCGGCGGTGA
- a CDS encoding NAD(P)H-quinone oxidoreductase: MKAVYISEPGGPEVLEVREVEAPVPGPGEVLIDVVAAGLNRADVQQRRGFYPPPPGASEIPGLEVSGRIAGFGTGVTKPFSLGDKVVALLAGGGYAQQVAVPAEQVLRLPDGVDLVTAASLPEVAATVYSNLVMTAQLQAGETVLIHGATGGIGTMAIQLAKAYGAKVATTAGTDEKVSTAKAFLGADIAINYAEEDFPESLRRQNGGKGADVILDVVGAKYLKQNIEALAEYGRLVVIGLQGGTKGELDLGELLRKRAAVVATALRPRPVAEKGAILNEVRDHVWPMVADGRIQPLVARTFPLDQVSAAHEYFDSGDHVGKVLLVM; encoded by the coding sequence ATGAAAGCCGTCTACATTTCGGAACCGGGAGGACCGGAAGTACTCGAGGTACGCGAGGTCGAGGCCCCGGTGCCCGGTCCCGGCGAGGTGTTGATCGATGTCGTGGCCGCCGGCTTGAACCGTGCCGACGTGCAGCAGCGCCGCGGGTTCTACCCGCCGCCGCCCGGCGCATCGGAGATCCCCGGACTGGAAGTTTCCGGCCGCATCGCAGGGTTTGGTACGGGTGTGACCAAGCCGTTCTCGCTGGGCGACAAAGTGGTGGCGCTGCTCGCCGGCGGCGGCTACGCGCAGCAGGTTGCCGTTCCCGCGGAGCAGGTCCTGCGGCTGCCCGACGGCGTTGACTTGGTGACGGCGGCGTCCCTGCCGGAAGTGGCCGCCACGGTGTACTCGAACCTGGTCATGACGGCCCAGTTGCAGGCCGGGGAAACGGTACTCATCCATGGCGCCACAGGCGGGATCGGAACCATGGCCATCCAGCTGGCCAAGGCCTACGGCGCGAAGGTGGCCACCACGGCCGGCACTGATGAGAAAGTCAGCACTGCGAAGGCTTTCCTGGGGGCGGACATCGCCATCAACTACGCGGAAGAGGACTTCCCGGAAAGCCTGCGCAGGCAGAACGGCGGCAAGGGTGCCGACGTGATCCTCGATGTGGTGGGTGCCAAGTACCTGAAGCAAAATATCGAGGCGCTCGCCGAGTACGGGCGCCTGGTGGTCATTGGCCTGCAGGGCGGCACTAAGGGTGAGCTGGACCTTGGCGAACTGCTCAGGAAGCGGGCCGCTGTGGTGGCCACCGCCCTTCGCCCCCGGCCGGTAGCCGAAAAGGGCGCCATCCTGAACGAGGTCAGGGACCACGTCTGGCCGATGGTGGCGGATGGCAGGATCCAGCCCCTCGTGGCCAGGACGTTCCCGCTGGACCAGGTCAGCGCGGCACATGAATACTTCGACAGCGGCGACCATGTGGGCAAGGTCCTGCTGGTGATGTGA
- a CDS encoding ABC transporter ATP-binding protein produces MSVRGPQQVLELARVSRTFGEGATAVAALRDVDLTIAAGEFVAVMGPSGSGKSSLLALAGGLDRPTSGGVFVESTPLAGLGLNELARLRRRAVGYVFQDFNLVPTLTAAENVALPLELDGTAARKAGRQALDALRQVGIPELADRFMDQMSGGQQQRVAIARAIVGQRRLILADEPTGALDSTTGHGVMEVLRCRADAGAAVMLVTHEARHAAWADRVVFLRDGRIVDQAAAMHDPTFLLTQAGL; encoded by the coding sequence GTGAGCGTCCGCGGGCCGCAGCAGGTCCTTGAACTGGCCAGGGTGAGCAGGACTTTCGGGGAAGGCGCGACGGCGGTCGCCGCGTTGAGGGACGTGGACCTCACCATCGCAGCGGGCGAGTTCGTGGCCGTCATGGGCCCGTCCGGCTCCGGAAAATCCTCCCTGCTGGCGCTGGCCGGCGGACTGGACCGGCCGACGTCGGGCGGGGTCTTCGTGGAGTCGACGCCGCTTGCCGGACTCGGCCTGAACGAGCTTGCCAGGCTGCGGCGGCGTGCGGTGGGCTACGTGTTCCAGGACTTCAACCTGGTCCCCACACTGACCGCGGCCGAGAATGTGGCGCTTCCCCTGGAACTGGACGGGACGGCGGCACGGAAAGCGGGGCGGCAGGCGCTGGATGCCCTCCGCCAGGTGGGCATCCCGGAACTCGCGGACCGCTTCATGGACCAGATGTCCGGCGGCCAGCAGCAGCGCGTCGCCATTGCCCGGGCCATCGTGGGCCAGCGGCGGCTGATCCTGGCGGACGAACCCACCGGTGCGCTGGACTCCACCACGGGGCATGGGGTCATGGAAGTCCTGCGCTGCCGTGCCGATGCCGGTGCCGCCGTCATGCTGGTGACGCACGAAGCCCGTCACGCAGCGTGGGCTGACAGGGTGGTCTTCCTGCGGGATGGGCGGATTGTTGACCAGGCTGCCGCAATGCACGACCCCACCTTCCTCCTGACTCAGGCGGGCCTCTGA
- a CDS encoding VOC family protein, whose amino-acid sequence MPSPMSTPGAPCWIDLVTSDISAARTFYGELFGWEFETGDQEKYGGYTTARKNGKTVAGIMQKDAGMAALPDIWSTYLRSEDAAATAEAVGRHGGQVYMPPMDVPEQGFMAIFGDASGASIGVWQPREMKGYELVAEPGSAAWHELHAKDYDAAVRFYQDVFGWDTEVMSDSPEFRYTTLGSGMSAQAGILDASGYLPAEVPSHWQVYFAVADTDASIAQATAMGATVLDGPEDSSFGRVAMLADPTGATFKIISSQAGPAA is encoded by the coding sequence ATGCCGAGCCCCATGTCCACCCCCGGCGCCCCTTGCTGGATCGACCTCGTGACGTCCGATATTTCCGCCGCCCGCACGTTCTACGGAGAGCTCTTCGGATGGGAATTCGAAACGGGCGACCAGGAGAAGTACGGCGGCTACACCACCGCCAGGAAGAACGGCAAGACAGTTGCCGGGATCATGCAGAAGGATGCCGGCATGGCGGCCTTGCCCGACATCTGGTCCACCTACCTGCGGAGCGAGGACGCCGCGGCCACCGCGGAAGCTGTCGGCCGCCACGGCGGCCAGGTCTACATGCCTCCCATGGATGTTCCGGAGCAGGGCTTCATGGCAATCTTCGGGGATGCGTCCGGCGCCTCAATCGGCGTCTGGCAGCCCCGGGAGATGAAGGGCTACGAGCTGGTGGCCGAGCCCGGTTCCGCCGCCTGGCACGAATTGCACGCCAAGGACTACGACGCCGCCGTGCGCTTCTACCAGGACGTCTTCGGCTGGGACACCGAAGTCATGAGTGATTCGCCGGAATTCCGCTACACCACGCTGGGGTCGGGCATGTCCGCGCAGGCCGGGATCCTCGATGCGTCCGGGTACCTGCCGGCTGAGGTGCCCTCGCACTGGCAGGTCTATTTTGCGGTGGCGGACACGGATGCCAGCATAGCCCAGGCCACCGCCATGGGCGCCACCGTCCTGGATGGCCCGGAAGACAGCAGCTTCGGCCGGGTGGCGATGCTCGCCGACCCCACCGGTGCCACGTTCAAAATCATCTCCAGCCAGGCGGGCCCGGCGGCATAG